The following coding sequences are from one Leptolyngbya sp. NIES-3755 window:
- a CDS encoding hypothetical protein (similar to AA sequence:cyanobase_aa:Ava_4031) translates to MSVVISDEILQASQLSPSEFRQEIALYLFQTGRLTLGYASELANLSIHDFRQLLSQRNIPLYSYDVEDFELDLKNLKELGRL, encoded by the coding sequence ATGAGCGTTGTCATCTCGGATGAAATCCTGCAAGCCTCTCAGCTTTCACCCAGCGAGTTTCGACAAGAGATCGCCCTGTATCTATTTCAGACAGGTCGTTTAACCTTGGGCTATGCCAGTGAACTAGCGAATCTCTCCATTCATGATTTTCGTCAACTCCTTAGCCAGCGCAACATTCCGCTTTATTCTTATGATGTCGAGGATTTTGAACTCGATTTGAAGAACTTGAAAGAGTTAGGGCGATTGTGA
- a CDS encoding Mrr restriction system protein (ab initio prediction:Prodigal:2.6;~similar to AA sequence:cyanobase_aa:MAE48320), with the protein MSDIWFVRAGRESVYADEFIQKKVIAIGWTDLGEVDKTLIKANLVPLYKQAYPTQSDGSIQVAVSQIIRFMQEIKVGDEVMTHDRSKQMYYIGTITSDYQWKPEIIAELPRIREVEWKYQIPRTSLSSDTKNTLGAIQTLFLIKGKPTTEIHSKQQAIQQTPSVPTSPALLIQTQEQNELEREIRAELLEKSEQAIEDRIARLQWEQVQELCAGILRAMGYRTTVSSRGADRGVDVFASPDGLGLEEPRIFVEVKHRPNTSMGSQDIRSFIGGRSAGDRCLYVSTGGYTKEARYEADRSSIPITLLGIVELRKLFVDYYEKLDEEVKSLIPLKRIYVLAD; encoded by the coding sequence ATGAGTGATATTTGGTTTGTTCGTGCGGGTCGAGAGAGTGTTTATGCGGACGAGTTTATCCAAAAGAAAGTTATTGCGATTGGCTGGACAGATTTAGGTGAAGTTGACAAAACCCTGATCAAAGCCAACCTTGTACCGCTGTACAAGCAAGCATACCCTACCCAGTCAGACGGTAGTATTCAAGTTGCTGTCAGCCAAATTATACGCTTCATGCAAGAAATCAAGGTAGGCGATGAAGTGATGACTCACGATCGCAGTAAGCAAATGTACTATATCGGTACAATCACATCTGACTATCAGTGGAAGCCTGAAATCATTGCAGAACTGCCGCGTATACGAGAAGTTGAATGGAAATATCAAATTCCACGTACATCATTGAGTAGCGATACGAAAAATACACTGGGTGCAATACAAACACTCTTTTTGATTAAAGGAAAGCCAACTACAGAAATACACTCAAAACAACAAGCCATTCAACAAACGCCTTCTGTACCCACATCTCCAGCATTACTAATTCAGACCCAAGAACAGAATGAGCTTGAGCGGGAAATTCGTGCAGAACTCCTAGAGAAGTCTGAACAGGCGATCGAAGATAGAATCGCCCGATTACAGTGGGAGCAAGTTCAAGAGCTTTGTGCTGGTATTCTTCGCGCAATGGGCTATCGCACAACAGTTTCATCACGCGGTGCAGATCGCGGCGTAGATGTATTTGCTTCACCTGATGGTCTTGGTTTGGAGGAGCCACGCATTTTCGTAGAAGTGAAGCATCGCCCAAATACCAGTATGGGTTCTCAAGACATCCGTTCTTTTATTGGAGGTCGTAGCGCAGGTGATCGGTGTCTGTATGTGAGTACAGGAGGATATACGAAAGAAGCGCGGTATGAAGCAGATCGATCTAGTATTCCAATTACACTGCTTGGGATTGTGGAGTTGCGAAAGCTATTTGTTGATTATTATGAAAAACTTGATGAGGAAGTGAAAAGCCTAATTCCACTCAAGCGGATTTACGTATTAGCTGATTGA
- a CDS encoding RecA protein (similar to AA sequence:cyanobase_aa:LBDG_22100), with translation MAAKTTTTTETNDKQKALNLVLTQIERNFGKGSIMRLGDATRMKVETIPTGALTLDLALGGGLPKGRVIEIYGPESSGKTTLALHAVAEVQKAGGIAAYVDAEHALDPNYSAALGVDIANLLISQPDTGESALEIVDQLVRSTAVDVVVVDSVAALVPRAEIEGEMGDSHMGLQARLMSQALRKITGNIGKSGCTVIFINQLRQKIGVTYGSPETTTGGQALKYYASVRLDIRRIQTLKKGTEEFGTRAKVKVAKNKVAPPFRIAEFDIIFGKGISTLGCLVDLAEETNVLVRKGAWYSYKGENISQGRDNAIKYMEERPELAKELEVQVREKLEMGAQVSANSVGQVDEHDNEEEALDEE, from the coding sequence ATGGCAGCTAAAACAACAACAACAACTGAAACAAACGATAAGCAAAAAGCCCTAAATCTCGTTCTGACTCAGATCGAGCGCAACTTCGGGAAAGGCAGCATTATGCGTCTAGGCGATGCCACCCGAATGAAAGTAGAAACGATTCCGACGGGAGCCTTGACGCTGGATTTGGCGCTGGGCGGCGGTTTGCCGAAAGGTCGGGTGATCGAGATCTACGGTCCTGAAAGTTCGGGTAAAACGACGCTGGCGCTCCATGCGGTCGCAGAAGTGCAAAAGGCTGGCGGAATTGCGGCTTACGTCGATGCTGAACACGCACTCGATCCAAACTACTCAGCAGCTTTGGGAGTAGATATTGCGAACTTGCTGATTTCTCAGCCGGACACGGGAGAATCTGCCCTGGAAATCGTGGATCAATTAGTTCGATCGACTGCCGTGGATGTCGTGGTCGTGGACTCGGTTGCCGCATTGGTTCCTCGTGCTGAAATCGAAGGGGAAATGGGCGACTCTCATATGGGTCTGCAAGCGCGATTGATGAGCCAAGCGCTGCGGAAGATCACAGGCAACATCGGTAAATCAGGCTGTACGGTGATCTTCATCAACCAATTGCGACAAAAGATCGGTGTGACCTACGGTAGCCCGGAAACCACCACAGGCGGTCAAGCGCTGAAGTATTACGCTTCGGTGCGGCTCGACATCCGCCGGATTCAAACGCTGAAGAAGGGCACTGAAGAGTTTGGAACTCGTGCGAAAGTGAAGGTCGCGAAGAACAAAGTTGCGCCTCCATTCCGAATTGCAGAGTTTGACATCATCTTTGGTAAGGGAATTTCGACTTTGGGTTGCTTGGTTGACCTGGCAGAAGAGACGAACGTATTGGTTCGTAAGGGTGCATGGTACAGCTACAAAGGCGAGAATATCAGCCAGGGTCGCGATAATGCGATCAAGTACATGGAAGAACGCCCAGAACTTGCGAAGGAGCTTGAGGTTCAAGTTCGCGAGAAGTTAGAAATGGGTGCTCAAGTGTCTGCGAATTCGGTCGGTCAGGTCGATGAGCATGACAACGAAGAGGAAGCGTTGGACGAAGAATAA
- a CDS encoding exonuclease VII large subunit (similar to AA sequence:cyanobase_aa:LBDG_22090) — protein sequence MTAKLPNLLVPDTALTVAGLTAYIQSLIEQDDQLRQVWLTGEVSSATRYRSGLFFTLQDPDAKAAIQCVIWNSQLHKLTTLPAPGEQLILLGRVHVQPHRGSYQLIVWQALPAGEGLRALRSRQLKDRLEAEGLFDSDRKRPIPAHPQTVAVVTSPQAAAWGDIQRTLKRRYPGLRVLFSPALVQGDQAPASIVSAIERVERDGRADVLILSRGGGAIEDMVCFNDENVVRAIANCSILVIAGIGHQRDESLSDLAADVMAHTPTAAAEQAVPCLSDLYELHHNRLEALNLAVLQYMSVEHDRLSGLHKRMSRLKLDRALKQETQVISWLRQRLIQSTQSRFQTASQHCQMLQEKLTTLDPEAVLKRGYAVVRAESGIVRSTDDVQIGEDLTIQLGKGQIDVTVTSVSVQSEDETV from the coding sequence ATGACCGCGAAATTGCCGAATTTGTTGGTACCGGATACCGCCCTGACGGTGGCGGGTCTTACGGCATATATTCAGTCGCTGATCGAGCAGGATGATCAACTGCGCCAAGTTTGGCTCACTGGAGAAGTGTCGAGTGCGACGCGGTATCGCAGCGGGTTGTTTTTTACGCTGCAAGACCCTGATGCCAAGGCTGCGATCCAATGTGTGATTTGGAATAGTCAGTTGCATAAGTTGACGACGTTACCCGCTCCGGGTGAACAGTTGATTTTGCTCGGTCGTGTGCATGTCCAGCCGCATCGAGGCAGCTATCAGTTGATCGTTTGGCAAGCGCTTCCAGCGGGGGAAGGCTTACGGGCATTGCGATCGCGTCAATTAAAAGACCGTCTCGAAGCCGAGGGACTATTTGACTCCGATCGCAAGCGTCCGATTCCCGCTCATCCACAAACCGTGGCAGTGGTGACTTCACCGCAGGCTGCCGCTTGGGGAGACATTCAAAGAACGCTCAAGCGACGGTATCCAGGTTTGCGGGTGCTGTTTTCGCCTGCGTTAGTACAGGGAGATCAAGCACCGGCTTCGATTGTGTCTGCGATCGAGCGGGTTGAACGGGATGGAAGAGCAGATGTACTAATTCTATCACGAGGTGGCGGTGCGATCGAAGATATGGTCTGTTTTAATGATGAAAATGTGGTGAGAGCGATCGCAAATTGCTCGATTCTGGTGATTGCGGGGATTGGACATCAGCGGGATGAGTCGCTTTCGGATTTGGCGGCGGATGTGATGGCGCATACTCCCACCGCAGCGGCAGAACAGGCAGTGCCGTGTTTATCGGATTTGTATGAGTTGCATCACAATCGATTAGAAGCGCTTAATTTAGCGGTGTTGCAATATATGAGCGTGGAGCACGATCGATTAAGTGGATTGCACAAGCGAATGTCTCGATTGAAGCTCGATCGAGCGTTGAAACAAGAGACTCAGGTAATTTCTTGGCTGCGTCAACGGTTGATTCAATCGACGCAGAGCCGGTTCCAGACGGCTTCACAGCACTGTCAAATGCTTCAGGAGAAATTGACTACGCTTGATCCGGAGGCGGTTCTGAAACGCGGATATGCGGTAGTACGGGCAGAATCGGGAATTGTTCGATCGACGGATGACGTTCAAATCGGTGAAGATTTAACGATTCAGCTTGGAAAGGGGCAGATTGATGTTACTGTGACCAGCGTATCAGTCCAGTCTGAGGATGAGACGGTATAA
- a CDS encoding exodeoxyribonuclease VII small subunit (similar to AA sequence:cyanobase_aa:LBDG_22080): MNQSSNAKPEKITRLATESWNYEETVAKVERILTRIESGELELADVFEEFSAAVNYLRQCESFLAERQKQVDLLIETLTDEAEF; encoded by the coding sequence ATGAATCAATCCTCAAATGCGAAACCTGAAAAAATTACTCGTCTTGCGACTGAATCTTGGAACTACGAAGAAACAGTAGCGAAAGTCGAGCGGATTTTAACGCGGATTGAATCAGGGGAGTTGGAATTGGCGGATGTATTTGAAGAGTTTTCTGCTGCGGTTAACTACTTGCGCCAATGTGAATCATTTTTGGCAGAGCGGCAGAAGCAGGTTGATTTGTTGATTGAAACTCTGACAGATGAAGCGGAATTCTAG
- a CDS encoding WD repeat-containing protein (similar to AA sequence:cyanobase_aa:LBDG_01570), translating to MFQDASIDELPVLLDRLPDSAPDLFHDAHDWLDDEIPPLEKSLDTDWVVQPLSTIQTPVFSCLQTLRFDHSVRRILIHPNQDILFTVGSPTRNSSPESTNTIQAWNWRSSNRVLTFKGHTAPIRTIALSQDGKILVSGSDDRTIKVWNALTGEELSTLNQESSVTAIALSPDGKTLVSSGCDNYQICDRQLQITKRDRVLRIWNLSEGEIIHTLPCLTDVPMLMMGKCGKVLLKYEQQLEAVNLETGRTIPRLNWLKDCEQVLAIASDWESAATVLDRQVTIRKVTTGEVQCRIELDLFDRAIQVSALSSDGKWFAAGFQRTEIHPRHHHYVTRQNVLRIWNTQTGKQVECSSELGQGIWQSIGFSSQGRSMITSVGNSIKIWQF from the coding sequence ATGTTTCAAGATGCCTCGATCGATGAACTGCCTGTTTTGTTGGATCGCCTTCCAGATTCAGCCCCCGATTTGTTCCACGATGCTCACGATTGGCTCGATGATGAAATTCCTCCTTTAGAAAAATCTCTGGATACGGATTGGGTTGTTCAGCCCCTTTCTACCATTCAAACACCTGTATTTTCTTGCCTTCAGACCCTTCGGTTTGATCACTCTGTCCGTCGAATCTTAATTCACCCAAATCAAGACATCCTTTTCACAGTCGGTTCTCCGACGCGCAACAGCTCACCCGAATCGACGAATACCATTCAGGCTTGGAACTGGCGATCGAGCAATCGTGTTCTCACTTTCAAAGGTCACACCGCTCCGATTCGCACCATTGCGCTCAGCCAGGATGGAAAAATCCTAGTCAGTGGCAGTGACGATCGCACCATCAAAGTTTGGAATGCGCTCACAGGGGAAGAACTTTCTACACTCAATCAGGAGAGTTCTGTCACTGCGATCGCACTCAGTCCTGATGGGAAAACCCTAGTCAGTAGCGGCTGTGATAATTATCAGATTTGCGATCGTCAATTGCAGATTACAAAACGCGATCGCGTTCTCAGAATTTGGAATCTTTCCGAAGGCGAAATTATTCATACCTTGCCTTGTCTCACCGATGTGCCGATGTTGATGATGGGAAAGTGCGGAAAAGTGTTGCTGAAATACGAGCAGCAATTAGAAGCGGTGAATTTAGAAACTGGGCGAACCATTCCACGGTTGAACTGGTTAAAAGATTGCGAACAAGTGTTGGCGATCGCGTCAGATTGGGAAAGTGCAGCAACAGTACTCGATCGACAAGTCACCATTCGCAAAGTCACAACAGGCGAGGTTCAATGTCGAATTGAGTTGGATTTATTCGATCGAGCCATTCAAGTGTCTGCTCTCAGTTCTGATGGAAAATGGTTTGCGGCTGGATTTCAACGGACTGAGATTCATCCGAGACATCATCACTATGTCACTCGGCAGAATGTGTTGAGAATTTGGAATACACAGACTGGAAAACAGGTTGAATGTAGTTCTGAATTAGGACAAGGAATTTGGCAATCGATCGGATTTAGTTCGCAAGGTCGATCGATGATTACCAGTGTCGGAAACTCTATAAAAATCTGGCAATTTTAA
- a CDS encoding ABC transporter related (similar to AA sequence:cyanobase_aa:LBDG_27780) yields the protein MDSAVASRLQLPTFERSIALQTYELSKTYRTGFWMNKKVASLNSVSLTVYEGETFGLLGQNGAGKTTLLKTLLGIVRPTAGRATVLGEPLGDRSVKQRIGYLPENPYFYDYLTGWEVLNFTGDLFGIERSQQRKRIPELLDLVGLAQSAAKKKQLRQYSKGMLQRIGLAQALINDPDLVFLDEPMSGLDPLGRYQMREIILSLKSQGKTIFFNSHVLSDVEKICDRVALLAKGELIAIGSMQDLLGTAEHYQVTVKGGRPEMLNQWIPNLDLQDGLWTGQLHGQPEDFLGSLRLMNAQLISIELARPSLEEFFVRQLRERGIESSR from the coding sequence ATGGATTCTGCTGTTGCATCTCGCCTTCAACTTCCGACATTTGAACGTTCGATCGCACTCCAAACTTATGAACTCAGCAAAACGTATCGCACTGGGTTCTGGATGAATAAAAAAGTCGCTTCCCTCAATTCGGTTAGTCTCACCGTTTACGAAGGTGAAACGTTCGGCTTGCTCGGACAAAATGGAGCAGGAAAAACGACCTTGCTCAAAACCTTGCTCGGAATTGTTCGCCCAACTGCGGGACGAGCCACCGTTTTAGGTGAACCTTTGGGCGATCGCTCCGTAAAACAACGGATCGGATACTTACCCGAAAATCCCTACTTTTACGATTACCTCACAGGTTGGGAAGTGCTGAACTTTACTGGAGACTTGTTTGGAATTGAGCGATCGCAGCAACGAAAACGCATTCCTGAACTGCTCGATCTCGTCGGTCTCGCTCAATCTGCCGCCAAGAAGAAACAATTGCGCCAGTACTCTAAAGGAATGCTGCAACGAATTGGACTGGCACAAGCGTTAATTAACGATCCGGATCTCGTTTTTCTAGATGAACCGATGTCAGGACTTGATCCGCTCGGTCGTTATCAAATGCGGGAAATCATTCTGTCGCTTAAATCTCAGGGCAAAACGATTTTCTTTAATAGTCACGTTTTGTCTGATGTTGAAAAAATTTGCGATCGCGTTGCTCTTCTTGCCAAAGGTGAATTAATCGCGATCGGTTCCATGCAAGATCTCTTAGGAACCGCTGAACACTATCAAGTGACGGTGAAAGGGGGAAGACCGGAAATGCTCAATCAGTGGATTCCGAATCTCGACCTTCAAGACGGGTTATGGACAGGACAACTGCATGGACAACCAGAGGATTTTCTCGGAAGTTTGCGGCTGATGAATGCTCAATTAATCTCGATCGAACTTGCCCGTCCATCGCTTGAAGAGTTCTTCGTGCGTCAATTGAGAGAGCGTGGAATCGAATCAAGTCGCTGA
- a CDS encoding hypothetical protein (similar to AA sequence:cyanobase_aa:MAE00900) yields MTRSKFVAILTGIVSLALGLGYLLLVQLLDFRGEMLPAPIEVIPPLFF; encoded by the coding sequence ATGACTCGTTCAAAATTTGTTGCTATCTTGACCGGAATTGTTTCTCTGGCGTTGGGTTTGGGGTATTTGCTCCTGGTTCAATTGCTCGATTTTCGGGGAGAAATGCTTCCGGCTCCGATCGAGGTTATTCCCCCACTCTTTTTCTAA
- a CDS encoding ribosomal L11 methyltransferase (similar to AA sequence:cyanobase_aa:LBDG_11000), with product MIELSLDATTEAIDWIRSLLATVDFTDNLQVEEAKSPWAYQVRFYLPEGDRARIDQIESALSSLHRTGMTSELEMSIVEEKLNYSSAIHRVGNFVISDENYQIQPSEIALNIQESLAFGSGFHPATILSLQLIERHITPDLEILDLGCGSGILSIAMAKLGAQVYAVDNDAIAVEATQSAIDQNSVRDRVRVDQASLGKGSDLGHWMGGEVGEIRSISSTETFDVIVFNVFARIILDLSDDLNKALRPNGSLILAGFTIEYESELIETLEEFDLIDREQTGDWIALVFRKRVGE from the coding sequence ATGATAGAACTGAGTTTAGATGCCACTACAGAAGCGATCGATTGGATTCGATCTTTATTAGCCACAGTTGATTTTACAGATAATCTTCAAGTCGAAGAAGCAAAATCACCTTGGGCGTATCAGGTTCGATTCTATTTGCCAGAAGGCGATCGAGCGAGAATTGATCAGATTGAATCGGCGTTGTCATCGCTTCATCGAACTGGAATGACGAGCGAATTAGAAATGTCGATCGTTGAAGAGAAACTAAACTATTCCAGCGCAATTCATCGAGTCGGTAATTTTGTAATTTCAGACGAAAATTATCAAATTCAACCGAGTGAAATCGCGCTCAATATTCAAGAAAGTCTCGCATTTGGTAGCGGTTTTCATCCAGCAACCATTCTCAGTTTGCAATTAATTGAACGACATATTACGCCAGATTTGGAAATTCTTGATCTAGGGTGCGGCTCTGGAATTTTAAGTATTGCAATGGCGAAATTAGGAGCGCAAGTTTACGCAGTCGATAATGATGCGATCGCAGTTGAAGCCACTCAATCCGCAATTGATCAAAATTCAGTCCGCGATCGGGTTCGAGTCGATCAAGCCAGCCTCGGAAAAGGAAGCGATCTAGGACATTGGATGGGCGGTGAAGTTGGAGAAATTCGCTCGATTTCAAGCACTGAAACTTTCGATGTCATCGTTTTCAATGTGTTTGCTCGAATCATTCTTGATCTAAGCGACGATTTGAACAAAGCACTCCGACCCAATGGAAGCTTGATTCTGGCGGGATTCACGATCGAATACGAATCGGAACTGATCGAAACGCTTGAGGAATTTGACCTGATCGATCGAGAACAAACTGGGGATTGGATCGCGCTGGTCTTTAGAAAAAGAGTGGGGGAATAA
- a CDS encoding G-D-S-L family lipolytic protein (similar to AA sequence:cyanobase_aa:LBDG_42340): MKIIRKLEERLNQFKSLSIYGFELIQERMTDWAQLQRYQKANAELKEDDDRVIFFGDSITDCWDLSNCFPSQSYVNRGISGQTTPQMLVRFRPDAIALRPKIVILLAGTNDIAGNTGRMTIEEVQNNLMSIVELAKYHQIRMILCSILPVSEVVSVTRSPKKIQTLNAWIEQYCAGNDCIYLDYYSQMVDDRGFLQSHLSTDGLHPNDAGYKIMSPLAEAAIQKAR; encoded by the coding sequence ATGAAGATTATTAGAAAGCTTGAAGAACGCCTAAATCAATTCAAATCTCTAAGCATTTACGGTTTTGAATTGATTCAGGAACGAATGACTGATTGGGCACAATTACAGCGCTATCAAAAAGCGAATGCTGAATTGAAAGAGGATGACGATCGCGTTATTTTCTTCGGGGATTCCATTACTGATTGTTGGGATTTATCAAATTGTTTTCCTAGTCAGTCTTATGTAAATCGTGGAATTTCTGGGCAAACAACTCCTCAAATGCTGGTGCGGTTTCGTCCAGATGCGATCGCGCTTCGCCCCAAAATCGTGATTCTGTTAGCTGGAACGAACGATATTGCAGGGAATACAGGCAGAATGACGATCGAAGAAGTTCAGAACAATCTAATGTCGATCGTTGAATTGGCAAAGTATCATCAAATTCGCATGATTTTATGTTCAATTCTGCCAGTTAGCGAAGTTGTTTCTGTCACTCGATCGCCTAAAAAGATTCAAACTTTGAATGCTTGGATTGAGCAATATTGTGCAGGGAATGACTGCATTTATTTGGATTATTACAGCCAAATGGTAGACGATCGAGGTTTTTTACAATCTCATTTATCTACTGATGGTTTGCATCCGAACGACGCAGGTTATAAGATCATGAGTCCACTTGCAGAAGCCGCGATTCAAAAAGCCAGATGA
- a CDS encoding coagulation factor 5/8 type domain protein (similar to AA sequence:cyanobase_aa:LBDG_42350): MVLPATCAPGIAAGMAALQMFYNTGTGLWNTTNWWNAANALEATIEYSRITDSLTYRSNIYNTFYQKPRYPNFINPWFRDDDGWWAIAWIRAYDLTGEQKYLDQAKFIFWDMTTGWDNVCNGGLYWHKRELNYKNAITNGLLMSVAAKLHLREPNDKRYLEWTQKIWRWYQQSGMINADNLVNDGLDSNCQNNGKTVWTYNQGVLIGALVDMYRGTKDAELLKQAEAIAGASIVKLSRNGILREPCEDNNDCGNDGPQFKGIFMRNLADLYQVRPKPTYREFIQRNAESIWANRNEQNQFGLNWAGSIDKADATRQTSAIDALNAAIALSTANTFTPTTEFIQPVPSSLSRMTQSNDDFIRYNVSVGCSGRYDLVFRYASPTGANRYIYVNGRSLIDREAFPATGSWEERRSLKIENVWLNAGENSVSVIFNSSKGSQNPLSLDTLSIDVSRNLR, encoded by the coding sequence ATGGTACTACCCGCGACTTGTGCTCCAGGCATTGCGGCAGGCATGGCAGCGCTACAGATGTTTTACAACACAGGAACGGGACTGTGGAATACCACGAATTGGTGGAATGCAGCAAACGCACTCGAAGCAACGATCGAGTATTCACGCATTACGGATTCGCTCACGTATCGCAGCAATATTTATAATACGTTTTACCAAAAGCCGAGATATCCGAATTTCATTAATCCGTGGTTTCGAGATGATGATGGCTGGTGGGCGATCGCTTGGATTCGGGCGTATGATCTCACAGGCGAACAGAAGTATTTAGACCAAGCCAAATTTATCTTCTGGGATATGACCACGGGTTGGGATAATGTTTGCAATGGTGGGCTTTATTGGCACAAACGAGAATTAAATTATAAGAATGCGATCACGAATGGTTTGTTAATGTCGGTTGCAGCGAAATTGCATCTACGTGAACCGAATGATAAGCGTTATTTGGAATGGACGCAGAAGATTTGGAGATGGTATCAGCAAAGTGGAATGATTAACGCTGATAACTTGGTAAATGATGGTTTAGATAGCAACTGTCAGAACAATGGAAAGACTGTCTGGACATACAATCAGGGCGTTTTGATTGGTGCGCTCGTAGATATGTATCGTGGTACAAAAGATGCTGAATTATTGAAACAAGCGGAAGCGATCGCTGGTGCTTCGATCGTCAAACTCTCCCGCAATGGTATTCTTCGTGAGCCTTGCGAGGATAACAACGATTGTGGCAACGATGGTCCGCAGTTCAAAGGGATCTTCATGCGGAATTTGGCAGATTTATATCAAGTTAGACCTAAGCCAACTTACCGTGAATTTATTCAAAGAAATGCAGAATCGATTTGGGCGAATCGCAATGAGCAAAATCAGTTTGGATTGAATTGGGCAGGCTCGATCGATAAAGCGGATGCGACTCGTCAGACCAGTGCGATCGATGCGTTGAATGCTGCGATCGCGCTTTCGACTGCAAACACCTTTACTCCTACCACTGAATTCATTCAGCCAGTCCCTTCTTCACTGAGTCGAATGACGCAGAGCAACGATGATTTTATTCGATATAACGTCTCGGTTGGGTGTTCAGGTCGGTATGATTTGGTGTTTCGATATGCGTCTCCGACTGGGGCAAATCGATACATTTATGTGAATGGTCGAAGTTTGATTGATCGAGAGGCATTTCCGGCAACGGGCAGTTGGGAAGAGCGGCGATCGCTCAAAATCGAAAATGTCTGGCTGAATGCAGGCGAAAATTCGGTTTCTGTGATCTTCAATTCGAGTAAGGGAAGTCAGAATCCTTTATCACTGGATACTTTATCGATCGATGTTTCGCGTAATTTGAGATGA
- a CDS encoding DNA binding protein HU (similar to AA sequence:cyanobase_aa:LBDG_42360), producing the protein MNKGELVDAIASKASVTKKEADAILTAMVDTILETVASGDKVTIVGFGSFEARERQAREGRNPATGAAIQIPATRVPVFAPGKGFKDRVAPED; encoded by the coding sequence ATGAACAAAGGTGAATTAGTAGACGCGATCGCTTCTAAAGCAAGCGTCACCAAGAAAGAAGCAGATGCTATCCTGACCGCAATGGTCGATACGATTTTGGAAACGGTGGCAAGTGGGGATAAAGTGACGATCGTGGGATTTGGCAGCTTTGAAGCGCGGGAACGTCAAGCCCGCGAAGGTCGTAACCCGGCGACTGGTGCAGCGATCCAGATTCCAGCAACGCGAGTTCCTGTGTTTGCACCCGGAAAAGGATTCAAAGACCGGGTTGCACCAGAAGATTAA